Part of the Robbsia sp. KACC 23696 genome, GACACCGTCGATCCGCGCCATCTGGCGTGGTCGATTCTGATCGGCATCGGCGTCAGTTTCTCCGCCTTCCTGGTGGCCAACGCCATCCTCGCACGGTTCGTCCACGACCTCGCCATGGCGCGGGCTTATGCCATGCTGGTCGGACTGGGCGGCTGCCTGATCGGCGGCGCCATCTGCGCGCGCCTGTTCAAACCCAAGCGCATCGCGGCCGCGCTGGAAGCCGATGAAGGCCGACGCGCGCAACTGATTGCGCGACTGGTCGCCGGACAAGGCACGGGGCGCAGTCGCAAGGCACAGGGCCGCGCAGACGCTAGCGCATCGGCACCCTATGGCGGCGTGGCCAGCCTGCCGGCGCACGTGATTGCCGAGATGCGGGAGGTCGGCCTCTATGACCTCTTTGCCGAACAGGAGCGTCTGGCCGCGCTGGGGCAAAACCAATCGCGCGGGGACGCTGCCCTCGCGGGGGAAACCGTTGATCGCGCGGAACGCGGTACGACGGCGCAGAACCCGCAAGGCGGTGTGACCCAGCAGGTCATTCGCGAGGAGGCATACCGATGAGCGGCCTTTATTACGACATCGCCGTCGCGCTGGCGATGGGATTGATCGGTGCCATCGTGTTTGCCGGCATCGGCTTGATCTCCGGCACCGACGAGACCACGACCCTGGCGCCCTTGACGCTGCTCGTCGTCCTGCTCGGCGTCCCGCCGGTAGGCGTCTTCACGTTCTTTCTCGCCGGCGCCATCTCGAAACACATGACGCATGCGATACCCACTGCCTTGCTCGGCATCCCGGGGGATACGCTGGCGGTGCCGATGCTGGACGACGCCGACATGCTGCGCCATCTCGGCGTGCCGCACGTCGCCTTGCGCAAGATGATTTCCGGCGCGCTGATCGCCGCCTTCATCGCCGTGCCGCTCGCGGTATTGTTCGCCTCGCTGCTGGCGCCGTTCGGCAAGAACATCACGGCGGCCGCGCCGTGGATCTTTCTAGTCGCGGCGGTGGCGATCGCCTTTTTCTCGGGCGGACGGTGGGCGGGCGTATTGGCCCTGATCCCCTTCGTCGTGGTCATCGTCGCGATACAGTCGTTGACGGCGGTGCATCACGTCAAGCTCGGCGTCTCCTTTTTCCTCGGCATCGCGGTCGGTCCGCTGATCGCCGATCTGTTTTCGGTACTGTCGCCGATAGACCGCAAGACCAAGGAACGCCACGCGCCGCGCACCTTCTCGCTAGCACCCGACGTCAAGACCTGGGGCGGCTACTTCCCCAATCCCTTGCGCGTCCTCGACGCACAGCAAACGCGGCTAACATTGGGCAGCGCGGCAGTGGCGAGCGCGACCTTCGTCTTCAGCCCGGTGGCGGTGACGATCGTCATCGGCGAGATCATCGGCGCACGTATTCACAATGCCTATCATCGCCTGACAACGGTGCTGGCCGCGAAAAACGGCATTACCGAAGCGACGTATATCGCCGAGACCTTGATACCGTTGATCGCGTTCGGCTTGCCGCTGAGTCCGGTGGCAGCCGGGCCGGCCGGGCCGCTGTTCAATGCGCCGCCGCGCTTTTTCGTCGATACCGCCAGCGGGCATATCCAGAACCTGCACACGATGATGAGTGCCTGGCAATTTTTAGGATATGGCTTGCTGGCCGTCGTGTTGGCGGGCGTCATCGCCTATCCGCTGTCGATGAACTTCGCGCATCGGGCCGCCTCCTTTGTCGCGCGCAAGATCAGCCATGAAGCGATCATCGCCACCTTCATGGGCCTGGTCGTCGTGATCGGCTATTGGGAAGGACAACTGCTGGGCGTGCTGTGCGTGTTGACGGTGGGTCTGCTCGGCGGCGTTCTCGCGCGGAAGTTCGGCGTCAACACCGGCGTGCAGTTCATGGGGTATTACGCCGCGGTACTCAGCGTACCCACGCTGGTGAAACTTTTGGGATGACGCGATGGGGCGATGCGCGCGGCGGCGCTGCCCCCACGATCGTTCGCGCTCCGACAGAAGCAGTCGATGGTGCGCCGCCGGATCACGCGATCAGCGCGCGACGGCCCGACGGCCCATCGACGAAGGACACCGGAACGTCGAAGCAGCGTTGCAGCAAGGCCGCGTCCAAGGCGTCGATGCCGACATCGGCGAGCACATGCCCGGCCTTCAACATCACGACGCGATCCGCATAAGCCAGCGCCAGATTGGGATCATGGACGACGGCGACGACACCCATGCCCCATTCGCGCGTCAAGCGACGTGCCGCACCCAGCACATGTTGCTGGTGACGGAGATCCATCGCGGCCGTCGGTTCATCGAGCAACAGATAGCGCGACTCCGCGATGCCCTCGACCAAAGGCGGCACAGCCTCGGTGCCGGAAGCGACGCGCGCATCCGCGCCGTCGTGCAACGCGTGCGCGCCGGGCAGATCGGGCCACAGCTGCGCCAAGGCCCGGGCAAACTGCACGCGTGCCAATTCCCCGCCCGATAAGGTCATCACGTCGCGACCGACGAGATCCGATGCGCCGGACAAGGCCAGCGCATCCAGGGCGATGGTCCGATTGCGCGCGTGCGTACCTTGGCCGAAACGGCCCAGCTCGACCACCTCGTCGGCGGTAAAGCCGAAACTGATCGAAGTCGATTGGCGCATCCAGGCGCGCCGCCGCGCCAACGCCATCGGCGCCATCTGCAGCACCGGCACGCCATCCAGACAGACGGCGCCCAGTTGCCGCCACGCGCCCGATGCGGCGGTCAGCCCGTTCTTCTGGCCGGCGAGGCAGGCCAGCAGCGTCGACTTACCGCTGCCGTTCTCCCCCATCACCATCAGCATCTCGCCCGGCCGAACTTCCAGATCGATGGCATCGAGCAAAGTCCGCGGCGAGCGGGATGCACGTCCTCCCACGCTCAGCGACAATGTTTCTACGGTCAGCATCACGACTCCTAGAACGCGACTGAATGCGACTGCATCCGGCTACAAACCCGCCCTACTCTTGCGGCGCAGCAATAAACCCATGAAGAACGGCGCGCCGATCAACGCCGTCAGAATGCCGATCGGCACATCGGCAGGCGCCGCGATCGTGCGGGCGAGCAAATCGGCAGACACCACCAGCAACGCCCCCAATAGCATCGCGCCCGGCAGCACCCGCCGCAGATCGGGGCCGCAGATCAGTCGCAGACAATGCGGCGCGACCAGACCGATAAAGCCGATCACACCGGTCTGGCAGACCACGCCACCCACACACAATGCGGTCGCGAGCAGCGCGTCGCGCTTGACGCGACGGACGTCGATGCCGATCGCTTCCGCCTCGGCCTCGCCGAGCTGAAAGACCGTCAACGCATGACGGTGTCGCATCAGCAGCGCGCAACCGAGCACGGCCGGCACCGTCATCGCACCCAACATCGTCCAGCTTCCGGATGCGAGACTACCAAGGCTCCAGAACGTCAGAGAGCGCAATTGCGCATCGGTGGCAACATAGCCGAGCAAACCGATCGCGGCACCCGCCATTGCGTTCACAGCGATCCCCGCCAGCAGCAACCACTGCACGACCAAGGCGCCTCCGGCGGCACCCAGACGATAGACCAGCACGACGACGCCCATTGCGCCGCCAAACGCGGCTGCCGGCAACACGGCCCCCTGCCAGGCCAGCGCACCGCTGGTCGGCAACAGCACGATGGCCGCCGAGGCGCCCAATGCCGCGCCACTGGATACGCCGATCAGTCCCGGGTCGGCAAGGGGGTTGCGGAATAGCGCCTGCATCGTGCAGCCCGAGGCACCAAGCGTCGCGCCGGCGACGACGCCGGCGAGCACGCGGGGCAGACGAATATCCCAGGCCACCGCGCGCGCCATCATGTCGCCGTGATCCTGTCCCAGCGCGATGGCGAGCAGCGTCCGGAGCGGAATCGGATAGGCGCCGATGCAGAGCGCGCAAACGATGACGAGCAGCAGCAACCAGGCCAACAGCGGTAACGGCCAGCCGGGCCTGCGGCCGTCCAGCGCCGACGGCGCGCCGGCGTCCGCATCGGCGGCCCGCCGCACGGCGCCGCGCCGAAATCGCCGTAGCCGGGCCGCCCCCGGGAAACTAGGCACGATGCAGGCCCTCGGCCAACGCCGTGACCGCCTGCGGCAATCGGGGACCGAAGCCGAGCAGTAAGAGCGTATCGAAGGCGAGAACCCGCTGCGCGCGCGCCGCCGGAGTCTGTGCGAAACCGGGTTGGGCGAGGAAGCGCTGCGCACCACCCGCGGCGCCGAGCGCGTCCTGGGTCGTCACGATCACATCGGGCGCTGCCGCCAGCAGGGCCTCCGGCGTCGCGGGCCGATATCCGGAAAAACCGCTGATCGCGTTCTCGGCACCAGCCAGTCGCAACATCGCCTCCGCGGCGGTGTGACCGCCCGCCAGCATCGGCGCGCTGCCGCCGTTCGCCATCACGAACACGGCCCGTACGGGTCCGCTGCGACGGGCGCTCACCGCCTGCTGCACGGCCACTTCGGCGTCGTGCCATTGGGCGTCGAAACGGGCAAGTAGGGCGGTGCCACGCGGCGCGACGTCGAGCGCCTGCGCGGTCAGTCGTATCATCGCTCGCACGTTCTCGGCATCGTGCCGATCGGGCATGCCGACGAGCGTCACGCCCGCGCCGTGCAGTTGCGAAAACACCGTGGGCGGTCCGGCTTCGCCACTGTGCAGCACGAGGTCCGGACGCAGCGACAAAATGCCTTCCGCGGACAAGCTTCGCTCATAACCGATTTTCGGTAGCGCCATGGCCGCTTCCGGAAAGCGACAAGTGATATCGCCGCCGACCAGGACGCTGCTCGCATCGAGCGCATAGACGCACTCACAGACCGCTCCGCCGATCACGACGACGCGCGACGGCCGGGCGGTCGCGCGATCCGACGCTATCGCGGCCTGCGCCGAACCGCCGCTCCAAGGCGACAGCGCAAGCGCGGCGAGGCCCGCACTCCCCGTTCGACTCGCCATGACCGCACCGCCCGCCGCCATGGCCAGAAAGCGGCGGCGGCCCTTGCCGGAAAAATGCCGATTCGTCATGCCTGTTCCAGCGCCTCGGTCGAGGTACTGTCGGCGCCGAACGTCGTATCCAGCAAGGCGCGCCACGCGGGCAGCTCGGGCTGGCCCGGCTTGCGCACGCCGAAGAGCATGCCGACATTGCGCCGCTCGCCATCGAACAGTTCGAGCGACGTCACGACGCCATCCGCCGTCGGCTTACGCACGACGAAGGCATCGGACAGCACATCGACATTGATGTGCAGATTGAAATCCGGATCGAGCACATTCAGCCAGGAGCCCATGACGCGGATCGTCTGCACCGGTCCGCTATGGATCTGGATCATGCCGGGATTGCCGACGAAGACCATGATCGGTACCGCGTCGCGCGATGCCGTTTCCAGCAATGCCTGCAAGGTCTCGACCGGCACACGTCGCACCATCGCGGCTTCCGCGAGACGCAGCGCCTGCAGTCGTCCCAGGTCGAAACGCTTCAATATCCCGAAAAATTCGTGGGTGTCCTGCATGCCGCGCCAGGCGGCCTGGAAACCGGCCACATCGATTTCGGCATCCGGCCGCTCGGCCGGAACCGGCAGACGGGGCGGCAGTGACGGATCGGCACCACGCGCTGCCTGATCCGGCGCGCGCCACTGTTCGATCAAGGCGTGGAACGCCGGCAGTCGCGTGTCGTCCTTCAGATAGATTTTATGCACCGCTTCCGCATGGCCATCGAAGAACTGAAGGCTATGCAAAACGCCATGGGGACCTGGCTCACTGACCGCATAGCCGTCCTGCCATTGGCGATAGAAGATCCGCAGATCGATATCGGGGCCAAGTGCGAGGCCCATGCCGTCGCGATGACTCAAGCCGCCATAAACGCCCTGGCGCTCGTGCACGATCGCGTCGTTCCGCGTCAGCGCCATGACCTTTCCGAGCGTCGGCACGGTCTCGATGATCGCCGGAAAATCCGCTTTCAGACGCACCACCTCGGCGCTGGGGGCCGATCCGTCCGCATTGGGGGCGGTGACGCCGACTCGCGCCGCAAGCAACGCCCCCTCGCCCACGCCCAAGCGCTGGGCCAGGTCCCGTGCGCGGAGACGTTCCGCGTCGCGCAGCGTCTGCGCGGCCTGGCGCAAGGCGGCGGGGTCAGACAGCAGTCGCGCATCCAGCGTTGCCGATGGTTCGGCGGCCGTGTTCTGTATGCTCATCGTTCAAAACTCCAGGTTCAGGCCGACGCTGACGCTGCGGCCTGGCGCGGTGTAACCGCTGATCTTTTGATAGCCGTCGCTGTCGGCCAGGCCGCGTACATCGTTCCAGGCCCAATATTTCCGATTCAGCAGGTTCTCGATACCGACGGTCAAGGTCGCGTGGCGACCGAATCGATAGCCCGCGTGCAAGTCGACCAGGAAATACGACGGCGTCGAGAAATAAGCGGACGAAGACATCGCACTCTTGCTCTTGCGGGCGTTGTAGATCATATCCGCGCCGCCGAACCACTGACGCCCATTATCATAGTTCAGTCCGAAGACGGCGGAGAACGGCGGCACCGTATCCAGACCGCTGCTCACGCCATCGGTCTGACGATAGCCTTTGATCGCCGCAAATCCCCCCTTGAAAGTGAAGCCGTTTTTCAAGTCGAGCGAAGCCTTACCTTCGACACCCCGGATGACGGCCCGCGCGTAATTCACGTATTGCACCGTGTAAGGATTGGTGGCCGAGGTGACGCTGCCCCCCACCACTTTGGTATCGATGAAGTTCTGATAGCGGCCGTAAAACGCTGCGGCGCTGTAGCGAACCGTGCCGGCATTCAAGTCCAGTTTGCCGCGCAGGCCCGCCTCGAGCGAATTGCTCGTCTCCGGCTTCAGGTTCGGATTACCGATCTGCTGATAGTACAAACCGTATGAGCCGACCGGATTGTAATAGCTATTGACTTGAAAAGCCGACGGCGCACGGAAACCACGAGCGTATTGCACATAGGGTACGATCGCCGGCGTCACCTCGTACAGCAGCGCCACGCGCGGCGACAGCGCATTGCCGGATGCCGTCGTCGTCGCTTGCGTCGAACCCGCGGATGCGGCGAGATACGTCGCATCCGCATGCGGCGTCATCTTGAAATAATCGAAACGCAACCCCGGGATCAGGCTGACGCGTCCATAGCGCATCGTATCTTGCAGGAAGGTACCAAATGACAAATAGGTGGTACGCGGGAAGTATTCGGGATAGCCGTCGGTCGCGGTCCATTCAGTGCCGGCGCCACTGGATGTCCGATACCAGGACTGGCTCAGATCGAATCCATACAGAAGCTCGTGTCGGATCGGGCCCGTATCGAAGTGACTTTGCGCCTGAACGGTCGTGCCGGCGATGGCATCCGAATAGTTGTTCATACGCAGACGCGACGCGGTGGCGCCTGCGGTATTGACGCCGTCAATGTAGAGATTCTGTCGCGTATCGGCATGCCGATAATAGACCTGTCCCTTGACGCTTTGCACCCAGGGATTGCTCGCATCCTCGTGGTCATAGCCGAGCGCGATACGATTGCTCGTCACGCGATTATCGGTCAAGTATTTCGTGGCGCTATAGCCGCTCCAGGTATAGCCGCCGTTCAACTGCGACAAGCCGTTGCTGCTCGATCGCGTGTCGAGCGACCCCGCCGTCAGCGTGAACGTATCGCGCGGCGTCAGATGAAACACCAGCTTGCCCAAGGCGCTCCGCGTGTTGTACGTCAGCGGGTCCGGGGAGGAGCGCTGCGCGCCGAGCACGTTGTTGTCCCCGCGACTGTCCAGCTCGTGGCCACGCCGGCCCGAGAGCATCAACATCCCTTCGACACGCTCGCCGCCGAAGGCTGCCGTGGCCGAACCGCCGACGCTGCGATCGACGGAATTGTAGCTTGGGTGAAGTGAGAAATAGCTCGGCTTATTGAACTTGGACAGCAGTTCCGCCGGTGTTTTCGAGACGAAATTGACCGCGCCGGTCAGCCCGTCGCTGCCATAGACAGACGACGCAGGCCCGCGCAACACTTCGATGCGTTGATAGAAATCGGTATTCAGATAGTCACCCCGACCCGTCGCGCCCGAACCGAAGGAGAACGACTGTGGCAGCGGAATACCGTCTTCGAGCAGCAGCACTTGATTCCCTTCCAGACCGCGGATATTGACGCCTTCATTGCCTGCGCGGCCTGATGTCCCGGTAATGCCGGTCGGCCGATACGAGGCACGACGAACCGTCACGCCGGGTTCGTAACGCAAGGCATCCTTCACGTCGCGCACATTGCGCGCGTCCATGTCGTCCGCAGTGATGACCGACACCGTTGCCGCGCTCTTCGATGGCTCGGCCGAGGCCCCCCGCGTGGCATTGACTTGCACGGCATCCAACTGCCGCTCCGTGTGCGCGACATCGCTGGTGCGCACGGCGGTGGCATTATCCGACGTGGCCTCCGACGTGGCATTCGACGCCGCCGAAGAAGCGGTGGTATCGGCGGAAAGGGTCGCGCTATCGTTGGTCGCGGCGTGGGCGGTATGAATCAAGCCCAGCTGCATCAAGACGGCGACGGAGAGTTGCAACACGCCAGGCACGACGACCGACAGGACCACCGGCGTGGACGCTGCGCATTGGCGCGTGAACAGGCTGGCGATGACGGTGACAATGCGCCGACGCGGCCCTGTTTGCGGCGCGCCTGCAGCAAGCTGTCTAGGTACAGAGCGGGACGCCCCGCGCCGCACCCGTATGCCGCCATGCTGCCTATTCCCACACGATGCCTTCCGATGAAGTGCCTTGCTGCGACTTGCCATTTTCCTTCCCCCGATTCAAAGATCCGGCCTACGACGGCAAGGTCGTGGCACGGTTTATTGACGCTATTTTTCTTTGGGGGACGCCTTCGAACGGAAGGTCAAATGCATGCTTTTTTCAGCATGTCTCGAAATGTTTTCGCCTGCCCAGGCGGCAAAAAAGCCAGCGTCGACCTGCAACAGGGCGCAAGTGTAATGCGAATCATTTGCATTTGTAAAGTAAGGTTATTGCAATGTTGGACACCGCGCGTTGGGAGACGCGGCGAGGCATAAAACGAAAAAGGGCTGACCGTTAATCTAAACGGTCAGCCCTTTGGCATGCATCGTCGAGCAGGATGGCGAATACCGGGCAGCAGGCTTTGCCGCTTCGCCTATCGACGACTTATTGGGATGCAGCCTGCGGCGCTGCGGCAGCGGATGCACCCGACGCGGCAGGCGCGGTCCGCGGACGCGCGTGCTCGCGGGCACGCATATGTGCCCGTGCTTGACGCTGCTCACCCTCTTGACGGAACAAGACGTCGGCCGTCTTTTTCTGCTCGTCGGAGAAGCTGGCGTAGAGCGCCGTGAACGCGGTAGACAGTGCCTTCGTATTGTCGGCATGCAGTTGCGTGTTCGCCGCGTATGACTGCATCGCTTCATCAGCGTTCATGGACGTAATCTTCTGATCGCGCTCCTCGTACGCCGCTTGCGTCTTCTTCGCGCCGTCACGAATGGCGCTGGCGAACGCATCCCATTGCGCGGACTGTGCGTCCGTGATCGCCAACTGGCTGTGCAACGTGTTCAAGCGCTGCGTCACGAAATCCGTGGTCTTGGCCTTCCGATGCATTGCATGCGTCTTAGGCGCCGATGCAGCCGCGGGCGCGCTCGCCGCACTCTGCGCCCACACCGATGTACTCAGGCAGCTCACGCACAACAACACCGGTGCGAGGGTTCGAAGCGTCTTCTTCATCTTGGCATCCGTGGATAAATGTGATCGATTCATACGTCCAGGGTGATGGCGTATACGATGACCCCGGCGCGCCTGGCAGCGGGCCAGGCGGCGCATCTCAATATTGCGGCGGATAGCCGCCTTGGTAATAGCCCGCGCCCGGGGGCGGTGGCGGCGGCGACTGTTGCTGCTGCGACGCACCAACAATTGCCGCACCGGCAACCAAGCCGACCAGCGCACCGACTACCAGGCCGCCATTGCCGCCACCGCCGCCACCTCTATGGCCGCGATCGTAGCCGCCATGCCGGCCACCGCCCCATCCGTGACCGCGGCCGCCACCGCCATGCGGCGGACCGCCATGCCATTGCGCATAGGCCGGGACGACCGTCCCCAAAGACGTGGCCGCAATCAGCGCGGCCGCTACGGTGCGCCGTAAAGATAATCGTAAATGCGTACCCATGTTCTCTACTCCCTTCGCTGCCGTGATATCCGGCGTAATCCCATTGGATTAGCGGTTGCTTTAGCAAGTGTACCAGCGATGTGCGAAAAAACTTTCGGGCGGTTACATGCGCTTACGCGCTTTACCGCAACGCGCCGGGATGCTTTTATGGACGCCGCGCGCCCGCGTCGACTATTTTTCACCGTTGCCACAATATTTCGGCGTCTGAATCGTCTTAGTAGGTATTGGATCAACGCACTCCCTCATGACGGACCGAAACAGCGACATCGCGGAAGCCATACAGCGCGAACGAATACGACTCGTCCAGTTCATACGGCGCCGGGTCAGCAATCCGCTGGATGCCGAAGACATCCTGCAGGACGTCTTGCACGACTTCGTTCGCGCTTACCGCTTGCCCGAGCCGATCGAGCAGGTGGGCGCCTGGCTGATGCGCGTCGCACGCAATCGCATAGTCGATCGCTTCCGTAAGAAACGCGAGGACGCGCTGCCCGAAGCACGCAACGACGACGAAGGAGAACAAGACTATCTCGATTTACGCCTGCCTTCCGCGGACGCGGGGCCCGAGGCCGCCTATGCCCGGGCGACCTTACTCAAGGTGATGCAGGAAGCCTTGGATGAATTACCGGAAAACCAACGCGAGATCTTTATCGCCCATGAATTGGAAGGCCGAAGTTTCAAGGCGCTTTCCGAGGAAACCGGC contains:
- a CDS encoding tripartite tricarboxylate transporter permease; its protein translation is MSGLYYDIAVALAMGLIGAIVFAGIGLISGTDETTTLAPLTLLVVLLGVPPVGVFTFFLAGAISKHMTHAIPTALLGIPGDTLAVPMLDDADMLRHLGVPHVALRKMISGALIAAFIAVPLAVLFASLLAPFGKNITAAAPWIFLVAAVAIAFFSGGRWAGVLALIPFVVVIVAIQSLTAVHHVKLGVSFFLGIAVGPLIADLFSVLSPIDRKTKERHAPRTFSLAPDVKTWGGYFPNPLRVLDAQQTRLTLGSAAVASATFVFSPVAVTIVIGEIIGARIHNAYHRLTTVLAAKNGITEATYIAETLIPLIAFGLPLSPVAAGPAGPLFNAPPRFFVDTASGHIQNLHTMMSAWQFLGYGLLAVVLAGVIAYPLSMNFAHRAASFVARKISHEAIIATFMGLVVVIGYWEGQLLGVLCVLTVGLLGGVLARKFGVNTGVQFMGYYAAVLSVPTLVKLLG
- a CDS encoding ATP-binding cassette domain-containing protein — translated: MLTVETLSLSVGGRASRSPRTLLDAIDLEVRPGEMLMVMGENGSGKSTLLACLAGQKNGLTAASGAWRQLGAVCLDGVPVLQMAPMALARRRAWMRQSTSISFGFTADEVVELGRFGQGTHARNRTIALDALALSGASDLVGRDVMTLSGGELARVQFARALAQLWPDLPGAHALHDGADARVASGTEAVPPLVEGIAESRYLLLDEPTAAMDLRHQQHVLGAARRLTREWGMGVVAVVHDPNLALAYADRVVMLKAGHVLADVGIDALDAALLQRCFDVPVSFVDGPSGRRALIA
- a CDS encoding iron ABC transporter permease: MPSFPGAARLRRFRRGAVRRAADADAGAPSALDGRRPGWPLPLLAWLLLLVIVCALCIGAYPIPLRTLLAIALGQDHGDMMARAVAWDIRLPRVLAGVVAGATLGASGCTMQALFRNPLADPGLIGVSSGAALGASAAIVLLPTSGALAWQGAVLPAAAFGGAMGVVVLVYRLGAAGGALVVQWLLLAGIAVNAMAGAAIGLLGYVATDAQLRSLTFWSLGSLASGSWTMLGAMTVPAVLGCALLMRHRHALTVFQLGEAEAEAIGIDVRRVKRDALLATALCVGGVVCQTGVIGFIGLVAPHCLRLICGPDLRRVLPGAMLLGALLVVSADLLARTIAAPADVPIGILTALIGAPFFMGLLLRRKSRAGL
- a CDS encoding ABC transporter substrate-binding protein, giving the protein MTNRHFSGKGRRRFLAMAAGGAVMASRTGSAGLAALALSPWSGGSAQAAIASDRATARPSRVVVIGGAVCECVYALDASSVLVGGDITCRFPEAAMALPKIGYERSLSAEGILSLRPDLVLHSGEAGPPTVFSQLHGAGVTLVGMPDRHDAENVRAMIRLTAQALDVAPRGTALLARFDAQWHDAEVAVQQAVSARRSGPVRAVFVMANGGSAPMLAGGHTAAEAMLRLAGAENAISGFSGYRPATPEALLAAAPDVIVTTQDALGAAGGAQRFLAQPGFAQTPAARAQRVLAFDTLLLLGFGPRLPQAVTALAEGLHRA
- a CDS encoding ChuX/HutX family heme-like substrate-binding protein — encoded protein: MSIQNTAAEPSATLDARLLSDPAALRQAAQTLRDAERLRARDLAQRLGVGEGALLAARVGVTAPNADGSAPSAEVVRLKADFPAIIETVPTLGKVMALTRNDAIVHERQGVYGGLSHRDGMGLALGPDIDLRIFYRQWQDGYAVSEPGPHGVLHSLQFFDGHAEAVHKIYLKDDTRLPAFHALIEQWRAPDQAARGADPSLPPRLPVPAERPDAEIDVAGFQAAWRGMQDTHEFFGILKRFDLGRLQALRLAEAAMVRRVPVETLQALLETASRDAVPIMVFVGNPGMIQIHSGPVQTIRVMGSWLNVLDPDFNLHINVDVLSDAFVVRKPTADGVVTSLELFDGERRNVGMLFGVRKPGQPELPAWRALLDTTFGADSTSTEALEQA
- a CDS encoding TonB-dependent hemoglobin/transferrin/lactoferrin family receptor; amino-acid sequence: MASRSKALHRKASCGNRQHGGIRVRRGASRSVPRQLAAGAPQTGPRRRIVTVIASLFTRQCAASTPVVLSVVVPGVLQLSVAVLMQLGLIHTAHAATNDSATLSADTTASSAASNATSEATSDNATAVRTSDVAHTERQLDAVQVNATRGASAEPSKSAATVSVITADDMDARNVRDVKDALRYEPGVTVRRASYRPTGITGTSGRAGNEGVNIRGLEGNQVLLLEDGIPLPQSFSFGSGATGRGDYLNTDFYQRIEVLRGPASSVYGSDGLTGAVNFVSKTPAELLSKFNKPSYFSLHPSYNSVDRSVGGSATAAFGGERVEGMLMLSGRRGHELDSRGDNNVLGAQRSSPDPLTYNTRSALGKLVFHLTPRDTFTLTAGSLDTRSSSNGLSQLNGGYTWSGYSATKYLTDNRVTSNRIALGYDHEDASNPWVQSVKGQVYYRHADTRQNLYIDGVNTAGATASRLRMNNYSDAIAGTTVQAQSHFDTGPIRHELLYGFDLSQSWYRTSSGAGTEWTATDGYPEYFPRTTYLSFGTFLQDTMRYGRVSLIPGLRFDYFKMTPHADATYLAASAGSTQATTTASGNALSPRVALLYEVTPAIVPYVQYARGFRAPSAFQVNSYYNPVGSYGLYYQQIGNPNLKPETSNSLEAGLRGKLDLNAGTVRYSAAAFYGRYQNFIDTKVVGGSVTSATNPYTVQYVNYARAVIRGVEGKASLDLKNGFTFKGGFAAIKGYRQTDGVSSGLDTVPPFSAVFGLNYDNGRQWFGGADMIYNARKSKSAMSSSAYFSTPSYFLVDLHAGYRFGRHATLTVGIENLLNRKYWAWNDVRGLADSDGYQKISGYTAPGRSVSVGLNLEF
- a CDS encoding Spy/CpxP family protein refolding chaperone; translation: MKKTLRTLAPVLLCVSCLSTSVWAQSAASAPAAASAPKTHAMHRKAKTTDFVTQRLNTLHSQLAITDAQSAQWDAFASAIRDGAKKTQAAYEERDQKITSMNADEAMQSYAANTQLHADNTKALSTAFTALYASFSDEQKKTADVLFRQEGEQRQARAHMRAREHARPRTAPAASGASAAAAPQAASQ
- a CDS encoding sigma-70 family RNA polymerase sigma factor; this translates as MTDRNSDIAEAIQRERIRLVQFIRRRVSNPLDAEDILQDVLHDFVRAYRLPEPIEQVGAWLMRVARNRIVDRFRKKREDALPEARNDDEGEQDYLDLRLPSADAGPEAAYARATLLKVMQEALDELPENQREIFIAHELEGRSFKALSEETGIGVNTLLSSKRYAVLHLRRRLKTAHDELQDE